Below is a window of Streptomyces qaidamensis DNA.
TGCCCGAAAGCAGACGCCGAGCATGCGCCCTTCGATCCGATGGACTACGACGAGTCCCTCCGCTACGTGGGCGTGACGAGCGTGCCGGGGGCACCTGGCGGCTGCGCGATCACGCAGGACGGCTATATGCCGAGCGACGACGCCGTACTGCGGGCGATATCGGCGGGCACCGCGGCCTACGGAATGTACTTCAACCCCAAGGGCGGGACATTCGGCACCCTCACCCGCGACGGCGAAATCGTCGAACACGAGGAGATAGGTCTCCATCCGGACAGCCCCGACCCGGCCACGCATTGGCACTTCCGCTTCTGGCAGCGCCGGTCCACCTTCCCGCACGACGCCGACACACTCGCCTACGCCTGTGCCGCAGCCGGGCTGCGGATCCACGACGGCCAGGAAGTCGCGGATCGCCGCGCCCCGCGCCGCTGGGTGCCACTGCCTTCGCAACTCCGGCGCTGAGAGGCCCCGGGCCATGGGCCAGGGAGGCGCTCATGTCCAGGGAGGCAGGAGCGCCTCCCCGCCCCTGCGCGGCGCGCTTCCACCCACCCGCGAACCGGCGAGCCAACATCTCTCCGGCGGATCCGCCGGATGGGACACTGCTCAAGCCAGTCAGTCGGCCCCGCCGCTCACTCGCCCTCTTCTTCGCAACGGTCGCTGCTACAGCGGAAAAGAGCACTGGTGACACCGATTCGACGCCCCACCCGTCATGAGACGACAGTGCTGGTTCTGCTGTGCGCGACCGGGAGGGGCGTACAGCGTGGCACCTGATGCCAAATACAGCAGGGGGTGGTCTACCCGGAGCGGTCAGCGGGGCGTGGGCGACCCCGTCCGGGTCGAGGCCGTTGGAGTAGAACTTCCCTGTCGTGGCGGTGAACCAGGGCCTGGAGGCCGTCCGCCTTCTCCACCTCGTCCAGGGCTGCACCGACGGCGGCGAGCCAGTCGGGGTGGAAGCGGTTCTCGCCGCAGCTTACGGACGGCACGCTCGCCCGCGCCTTCCGTGTGGTCGCCGTGAAGAACCCGGATACAGACGTCCGGCCCGTGCCGGCGCATGGCCGCGCGGTAGCCCGGTGTCGGTCGGTGGCGATGACGCCCTTGCCGCCGTCGACGTAGACGATCTCGCGATGACCGAGGCCGACCCCGGTGGTCGACGATCTGGCCCACCCCGGCGTCGTCCGCGGTACGCACGGCGTCCAGCGCGGTGTCGGCGGGTGTCACGCCGGCAGCGAGCGGTATGCGCTGCCGTGCCGGTGTCCGGGTCAGAGGCGTTCGACGATGGTCACGTTGGCCTGGCCGCCGCCCTCGCACATCGTCTGCAGGCCGTAGCGGCCGGCGGTGCGTTCCAGTTCGTGCAGGAGCGTGGTCATCAGCCGGGTTCCGGTGGCTCCGAGCGGGTGGCCGAGGGCGATGGCACCGCCGTTGACGTTGACCTTCTCGGGGTCGGCGCCGGTCTCCTTCTGCCAGGCCAGTACCACTGGGGCGAAGGCCTCGTTGATCTCGACCAGGTCGATCTCGGCGAGCGTCATCCCGGACTTCTTCAGCGCGTACGCGGTGGCCGGGATCGGGGCGGACAGCATGCGGATCGGATCCTCGCCGCGCACCGAGAGGTGGTGGATGCGGGCCCTGGGGGTCAGACCGTGGTCCCGTACGGCCCGCTCCGACGCGAGGAGTACGGCCGAGGCGCCGTCGGAGATCTGGGAGGAGAGGGCGGCGGTCAGCCGGCCGCCCTCCACCAGGGGTTGCAGTCCCGCCATCTTCTCCCGGCTGGTGTCGCGGCGCGGACCCTCGTCGTGGGTAACGTCGCCGTATGCGACCGTCTCCCGGACGAAGCGGCCCTCGTCGATGGCCCTGATCGCCCGCTGGTGGGAGCGGAACGCGAACTCCTCCATGGCCTCCCGGGTGATGTCCCACGTGCGGGCGATCTCCTCGGCGCCCAGGAACTGGTTGACCGGCCGGTCGCCGTAGCGGGCCCGCCAGCCCCGGGAGCCGGCGAACGGGCCCTCGGTCAGGCCCAGTGGTTCGGCGGCTTGGCGGGTGGCGAAGGCGATGGGGATCTGCGACATGTTCTGCACGCCGCCGGCCACGACCAGGTCCTGGGTGCCGGACAGGACGCCCTGGGCGGCG
It encodes the following:
- a CDS encoding acetyl-CoA C-acetyltransferase, with product MAEAYIVEAVRTPVGRRGGALSAVHPADLGAHVLTALMERSGVDPAAVEDVVFGCLDTVGPQAGDIARTCWLAAGLPEEVPGVTVDRQCGSSQQALHFAAQGVLSGTQDLVVAGGVQNMSQIPIAFATRQAAEPLGLTEGPFAGSRGWRARYGDRPVNQFLGAEEIARTWDITREAMEEFAFRSHQRAIRAIDEGRFVRETVAYGDVTHDEGPRRDTSREKMAGLQPLVEGGRLTAALSSQISDGASAVLLASERAVRDHGLTPRARIHHLSVRGEDPIRMLSAPIPATAYALKKSGMTLAEIDLVEINEAFAPVVLAWQKETGADPEKVNVNGGAIALGHPLGATGTRLMTTLLHELERTAGRYGLQTMCEGGGQANVTIVERL